A DNA window from Drosophila biarmipes strain raj3 chromosome 2R, RU_DBia_V1.1, whole genome shotgun sequence contains the following coding sequences:
- the LOC108029377 gene encoding cytosol aminopeptidase — translation MNKLRQFHCSLKCLSALCKPQALSNAGVRFSCGEGKTIMRGVVVGLYQKEGDKDPKLTPAGQKIDQRVQGKLMKVICETKLDGRLGRGKVFHNIDSEFAAVAVVGVGLEGIGFNELEMLDEGMEFVRVAAGVGARALQQQGITNVLVDGMDYAEQAAEGSQLAVWRFPDNLSKKNMPLVPTLELFESPDHEGWTRGIFKAEAQNLARRLSDAPANCMTPTMFAQATVDALCPCGITVEVRTMDWIEAQRLNAFLMIAKGSCEPPVLLELSYCGTAPDDKPILFVGKGITFNSGALNLRPCKGMDEYRGSMSAAACCVAMMRCIAALSLPINVTCIIPLCENMPSGMSAKPGDVVTLLNGKSMAVRDLDKAGVVVLSDPLLYGQKTYLPRLVVDIATLNTGVKKAFGGGATGIWSNSHYIWKQFQRAGSISGDRVWRLPLWQYYRRQVTDERSYDLSNNGRGLATSCLAAAILHELVPCVDWAHLDTRGTGLLTKYGLVPYLTKKRMTGRPTRTLVQFVYQMACPEMK, via the coding sequence ATGAACAAGCTACGTCAGTTCCACTGCTCGTTGAAATGCCTGAGTGCCCTGTGCAAGCCGCAGGCCCTGTCGAATGCAGGAGTGCGATTTTCCTGCGGCGAGGGTAAGACGATAATGAGGGGCGTGGTTGTTGGCCTGTACCAGAAGGAGGGCGACAAGGACCCGAAGCTGACGCCGGCGGGTCAGAAGATAGACCAGCGGGTCCAGGGAAAGCTGATGAAGGTCATCTGCGAAACAAAACTAGACGGGCGGCTGGGTCGCGGCAAGGTGTTCCACAACATAGACTCAGAATTCGCGGCCGTGGCCGTCGTAGGCGTCGGCCTTGAGGGGATCGGTTTCAACGAGCTCGAGATGCTGGACGAGGGCATGGAGTTTGTGCGAGTGGCCGCCGGAGTGGGAGCCAGGGCTCTGCAGCAGCAGGGAATCACTAACGTTCTGGTGGACGGCATGGATTACGCGGAGCAGGCGGCCGAGGGCTCTCAGCTGGCTGTCTGGCGTTTCCCGGACAATCTGTCCAAGAAGAACATGCCGTTGGTCCCAACCCTGGAGCTTTTTGAGTCGCCGGATCACGAGGGCTGGACGAGGGGCATCTTCAAGGCGGAGGCCCAAAACCTGGCGAGGCGCTTAAGTGACGCCCCCGCCAACTGCATGACCCCCACGATGTTCGCCCAGGCGACCGTCGACGCACTGTGTCCGTGTGGCATTACCGTCGAGGTGCGGACCATGGACTGGATCGAGGCTCAGCGGCTGAACGCCTTTCTGATGATCGCCAAGGGCAGCTGCGAGCCGCCCGTGCTTCTGGAGCTGAGCTACTGCGGCACGGCGCCCGACGACAAGCCCATCCTGTTCGTGGGCAAGGGCATAACCTTCAACTCGGGCGCCCTTAACCTGCGACCCTGCAAGGGCATGGACGAGTACCGGGGCAGCATGTCTGCCGCCGCCTGCTGTGTGGCCATGATGCGCTGCATCGCCGCCCTGTCGCTGCCCATCAACGTGACCTGCATCATCCCGCTGTGCGAGAACATGCCCTCCGGAATGTCTGCCAAGCCCGGCGACGTGGTCACCCTGCTCAATGGCAAGTCAATGGCCGTGCGGGATCTGGACAAGGCCGGCGTGGTGGTGCTCTCGGATCCCCTGCTCTACGGACAAAAGACCTACCTGCCCAGACTGGTGGTGGACATTGCCACCCTGAACACTGGTGTGAAGAAGGCCTTCGGTGGTGGCGCCACCGGAATTTGGTCCAACTCTCACTACATCTGGAAGCAGTTCCAGCGGGCTGGCTCCATTTCCGGCGACCGCGTTTGGCGCCTTCCCCTGTGGCAGTATTACAGGCGCCAGGTCACCGACGAGAGGTCCTACGACCTGAGCAACAATGGCCGAGGACTGGCCACCTCCTGCTTAGCAGCCGCCATTCTCCACGAGCTGGTTCCCTGCGTGGACTGGGCGCATCTGGACACCCGCGGCACGGGACTGCTGACCAAGTACGGGCTGGTGCCCTACCTGACCAAGAAGCGCATGACCGGACGACCCACTCGCACGCTCGTTCAGTTCGTCTACCAAATGGCCTGTCCGGAAATGAAGTGA